From Serinicoccus profundi, the proteins below share one genomic window:
- a CDS encoding response regulator: MSETTPQDPQSEQTDAQDGPSGSAEERDATAAAAPDPGSDPSTTGPETGLRILLAEDEALIRMDLAEMLTDAGHTIVGQAADGEQAVALAQESTPDLVVMDIKMPGMDGISAAEQIGREGLAPVVMLTAFSDKNLVERARDAGVMSYVVKPFSAADVLPAIDIARARWAERKALESEVADLGERFETRKQVDRAKGLLMTQLKLSEADAFRWIQKAAMDRRLSMREVADAVISGMPAKKA, encoded by the coding sequence GTGAGCGAGACGACACCGCAGGATCCGCAGAGCGAGCAGACCGACGCGCAGGACGGACCCTCAGGGTCTGCGGAGGAGCGCGACGCCACCGCGGCCGCGGCCCCGGACCCGGGGTCGGACCCGTCGACCACAGGCCCCGAGACGGGGCTGCGCATCCTCCTCGCCGAGGACGAGGCGCTCATCCGCATGGACCTCGCGGAGATGCTGACCGACGCCGGACACACCATCGTGGGTCAGGCGGCCGACGGGGAGCAGGCCGTGGCGCTGGCGCAGGAGTCCACCCCCGACCTGGTGGTCATGGACATCAAGATGCCCGGGATGGACGGCATCAGCGCCGCCGAGCAGATCGGTCGCGAGGGTCTCGCGCCGGTCGTCATGCTCACCGCCTTCAGCGACAAGAACCTCGTCGAGCGGGCCCGCGACGCCGGCGTGATGTCCTACGTCGTCAAGCCCTTCAGCGCCGCCGACGTCCTGCCCGCCATCGACATCGCCCGGGCCCGCTGGGCCGAGCGCAAGGCGCTGGAGTCCGAGGTCGCGGACCTGGGCGAGCGGTTCGAGACCCGCAAGCAGGTCGACCGTGCCAAGGGTCTGCTCATGACCCAGCTCAAGCTCAGCGAGGCTGACGCCTTCCGGTGGATCCAGAAGGCCGCGATGGACCGC